CTGCCTCCCCTGCTCCCCCTGCCTACCTTAACAGATAAATTTGCTTAACTGAACCGTGTTTCCCTACGGGGTACGCTCTAATCGCAATGACAATGTATATTTAATTTTGCATAACTACATACTATAAGAATCATATTTGATTCTTAAAAAAATATAAGTATCTGTAGGGTGTGTTAGACGGAACGTCGTAACGCGCCATTCCTAGTTAAATAAGAATTGCACGTTATTAAATTTGCCTTTCTAAGTAGTTTAAGTACTCTTGACTCAATGCGAATCATTAGGAGATGGAAGCAGTTTTTGTACAACTTTATCCAGCAGTGTAAATACCGTAAATTTACGGCATCTCATAAGTATGCTAATTTTGATGAAGTTATCTCCCCAGAATTTGACCTGATAAATCTTGCCAGCAAATATTAACTAAATCTTAAGATAGATATTTTGTTACTAAATATACAGTAATTTATTGGTTTTAATTTTTGAATACAAGAACAGCTTTTTTGCATTCGTCTGAAATGACTATAAACAAGGCTCTCTCAAGGCATTCATGATAGGGATCAGTAAATCTCTAAGCAGGATTTAATTAAAAAATAATTTATGTATCTAAAGTAGGAGGGTAAGATCGCTTAAATTCTAGGATAATATACAAAGATATCGAAAATGTTTCAAACCTGAAATTTTGTTTAAAATAATCAGCCAATATTAAGGTCGTTTGTTAGGTTGGGTCAAACCAAAATTATTTCTACTTTAACTGGCAGTTTTCTCAAATAAAAAATAGTTACAACCAGGGGTTTTAAAATGCAGACAGTACAAAAGATTTACTGCCCAAATTGCGGCTGCCAAGCCGAACGCTATTACATTTCTGATAGTCAATTGACTCGGACACAATGCTCTAGTTGTGACTACTTGATGATTAGTTGTACTCGCACTGGGAAAGTGATTGAGGCTTATGCACCAGGGATTTATGCACAGCGCTAGCTAGATATAAAAATTAAAAATTGGAGAATGTCTTCTCTAATTTTTAATTATAAAATTATCTACCACAAATTTTCAGCATTTTAGAGGCTGTTCTTCTGTTGTCTGAGTTGTTGTTGTCGGATCTGTTCTTGTAATCTCTCTTGTTCCTGTTGTCTAATTTCTTGATCTTGTCTAAGTTGTTGATTTTGCAGTATTTTTTGTTGCTGTCGTGTAAATTCTTGCTGCTGTTGCGTTATTTCTTCTTGTTGTAGTCTAAATTGTTGCTGGCGGAGCATTTCTTGCCGTTGTCGTGTAAATTCTTGTTGTTGTATTCTCTGTTGTTGTTGTAGTTGTGGTTCTTGAAGGTTTTGCCTTAGCCATGTTTCCTTCATTTGTTCTTGTGTTTGCTGATTTTGCTCTTCTTGTTGTTGTCTGATTCTTTCTTGAAACGAATCTTGCGTCTGGGGATTAATCCGAATTATTTGTGCAGATACAGGAGAATTAATCGATAGAGCTTTTGCAAGCACAATCAAGAGTAGCCATCCTTTAACCAGCGATAAGCGATTCAACATAAAGTTATTCCTCAATTGTTGTGGTTGGATTTAGCGATCGCTAAATCCTTAAAATTTCACCAAAATTACTCTATACATAGATGCAGAGGCTTGAAATAGTTAACTAAAGCTAATGTTTATTCACCGTTATGAGCTTGTGCGGTGCTTCTGGTGGGATAGAGCAAAATCAAGGTTATATCTAGTGCAGGATCTTGATTTTGCATAAAAATCTGACTTTTTAGATATTCATCATAATTAAATTATACATTCAAATTTTTTACATGGTTTGCCGGATTTCCGTAATCCATCTAAGTAAGTCGATACAAATAAACCTAACTATGTAACAGAATGTAAAATCGACAAGACCTTTGCGTTCGCGAAGTATGTCCCAAGGACTTATGCTTCATTCCACTTCATTCCACCATACATTGAAATTTGCACGCCGACTTACTTGCGCGAGGTAAGTTAATAAAGGATTTCAGACGATTTTACTCCATAGATAAACAGAGATTATTTCTTAGGATATATCTGTGTTTATCTGCGGTTATATATTTGTTTAATTCTTGCTTGCTCTTAATTGTCCGCAAGCAGCATCAGCCTCTAAACCACGAGAATAACGCACACTAACAGCAGTATTTTGCTGCTTAAGGACGTTGACAAATGCTTCAATGCGATCGCGGTTGGGGCGTTTGTAATCTACTTCTTGAATTGGGTTGTAAGGAATCAAATTCACATGGCATTGAAATCCTCGCATACATTTTGAAAGTTCTAATGCGTGTTCTGGTAAATCGTTGACACCAGCCAGGAGAACATATTCAAAGGTAACGCGCCGTCCAGTGATTTCTACATATTCTCGACATTCAGCCAACAAATCTTCTAGAGGATAGGCGCGGGCGCTGGGGATGAGTTTTTCTCGTAGGGCTTGGTTGGGTGCGTGGAGACTGACAGCAAGAGTGATTTGCAAGTTATTTTGCGCAAACTCACGAATGCGATCGCGAATACCAACTGTAGAAACTGTAAGCGATCGCTGTCCGATACCGATATCTTGATTTAGAGATTTCAGGGCTGCTAGGACATTCTCAGTATTCAACAACGGTTCACCTAGTCCCATGAACACCACATTGCTAACCCGTTGCTGAAAATCTTCTTGCACAGTCAACACTTGATCGATAATTTCATGCCGTGCTAAATTGCGCTTGTAACCTCCCTTACCAGTAGCGCAGAAATCACACGCCATTGGGCAACCCACCTGAGTAGAGACGCAAACTGTCAGACGGGCTTTTGGGCCTTCTCCCCTTTCTGCGAAGGTGGGAATACCAACAGTTTCAATAATTTGGCCATCTGTTAATTGTAAAAGATATTTGACAGTGCCATCGGGAGCCACAGAGCGGTAATGTAAAGTTGAGCGCCCAATGGGAACTTCTGCTACTTCCGCACGCCATTGCTTAGAGAAGACAGAAATATCAGCTAGCGATCGCACTCCCTTATCATAGATCCATTCATGCAGTTGCTTTCCTCTGTAAGCAGGTTGTCCTTGTTGCTGCACCCAAGTGCTTAACTCCGCCAGAGAAGCACCGAGAAGGGGAGGCATTAATTCTGATTTTTCTGAGTTGAAGTCAACCTGAGATACAAGAGGCGTAGCAGACATAAAAAATCACGAGTTGATGTAGGATCTCTATCCTACACCTGCCAGATAAAGTTGGTCTTGACCAAAGAAGACGGGGAATTAACCAAAGGTTGTGCCGTTCCAGCCCCACATTGCACCCTTAGCATCTGCAAACTCAATGTAAATACGATTTTTCGGTACACCTAGAGTTTGGTTAATTTGCTGGCAAAAGTCCTGACTCATCGCTGCGGTTTGGTCTGGCTTCATCGCGCCAATGCTCTTAATTTCAATGTAGCAAACCGGGTCTGTATTCCCCGCAAAAGTCATAGGGATTTCTGGCTCAAAAGCAGTCATTACATAGGATTCTGGTTTTCCTAAATGTTTTGCTAACTTGGCTGATAGATTTAAAAGCATTGATTCAATTTCAGCTTTTTGAGGAGCAGATGCAGAAGTTTGCACTTTAATTAATGGCATATTACTGAATTAGAAATTATTCACACTGTTTAAGTTTACCGAACCGCAGACCAGACAAGGGGCAGTTTTCCCAATTCCCACTTTTCAGTGATGAGATGAGCGAAACAGATGATTATGTTCGGGATGATATAAACGCGATCGCCCTTTTGCTGTTGAGAGGGCTGGACTGATTATATAAAGTGTAGTACGAATTAGTTTTTCTTTATCAGTACATTCCGCCATTTCATTCAGGGGGACAACCTTAATTTTTTCATCGGGCCAGCCGATGCGAAAGCAAATTGCAATGGGGGTTTCGGCTGGATAGTGTTCGAGTAGTTTAGCTTGGGCATTTTCGACGTGACGCGCACTGAGATATAGGCAGAGGCTAGCCTGATGTGCTGCAAGAGTAGCTAATTCTTCGGTAGCGGGGACTTCTGTACGTCCACTGATGCGGGTCAAAATTATAGTTTGGACTAAACCTGGGACAGTCAGTTCTACTTTGAGTTTGGCAGCAGCAGCTTGAAAAGCGCTGATACCAGGTATGACTTCAAAAGGAATATTTGCCTCTCTTAGGAGGTGCATTTGCTCGTGGATGGCGCTGTAGAGACTAGGATCGCCAGAATGGAGACGGACGACAGATTTTTGCTGCGATCGCACCCTATCGATCATAATCGGCAAAATCTCTTCTAAAGTCTGATTCGCAGTCCTAATTATCTCCGCATCTTTTCGGCAAAGTTCTAAAATCTGTTCGGGTATTAAAGAATCAGCAAATAAAATCACATCAGCAACAGCCAGTAGTTTCTGCGCCTTCACCGTCAATAAATCAGGATCTCCAGGGCCTGCACCAACAATATACACAGATGGTTCTATGGCATATAGCGTTTTTTTATAACTCAGGTTTTCTGTATATTCACTTTTAAAAGAACCCACGACAATCCCTCAAAAAACTTTTTTGATATTTTCTCAGTATCTTTCCGGATTCACTCTCTTTCGCTGGTAGAGAGTAATGGTAGATGCACCCTGGTTAAGCCCTAGAAAATATTCTGGGGCATTTTTTATTTTTAGGAATTGGGAATTGGGCATTAGTTATTCTTCTCACCCTGCCTCCCCTGCCTCCCCTGCCCCCCCTGCTCCCCCTGCCCCCTCATCCCCTCATCTCCCCATTCCCCTTGGGAGTAGGCACTACATCGGGTAAAGGGCGTTTGAGTAAGTAAAGCCAAGCTAATCCAATTAATCCTAATAAAATTCCTAGACTACTGACTACTTGTGCCATTCGTAATGGCCCCAGCATCAAGCTATCAGTACGGAAACCTTCAATCCACAAGCGTCCTAAGCTATAGGCTGGCCAATAAACTAGAAATAGCGTGCCTACCTTCAAACGCGGCTTACCGGATAAAGACCGGAAAAACAACGTTATTAGTAGCGTAAAAACCATTAAATCCCACAGAGATTCATACAAAAAGGTGGGATGGAAGTAATCGAAACTAGCATATTCTAAAGGACGATGGTCTGGTGGAATATACAACTTCCAGGGTAAAGTCGTAGGATCGCCAAAAGCCTCAGAATTAAAGAAATTACCCCAACGTCCGATCGCTTGCCCTAAAATCAGCGAAGGCGCTACTAAATCTGCCAGTTGCCAAAAAGATACCTGCTTGATTTTGGCAAAGATTAATGCAGCCAAAACGCCACCAAGAATTGCTCCATGAATGGCAATGCCTCCTTCCCAGATAGCAAAGATTTTTCCGGGAGTCGGGGCATATTTTGACCACTCAAAGAAAACGTAATATAGCCGTGCGCCAGGAATTGCCCCAATCAACAACCAAAAGAACAAATCGCCTAGCAACTCAGGATTAACATTACGACGCTTTGCCAACTCCTGAGAGAGGATTACGCCAATTAAGACTGCTGTGGCAATCAATAAGCCATACCAACGGATACTTAGTGGCCCTAATTTCACTAGAATGGGCCCTGGAGAAGTAAATTGAAACGCCAAGAGCAAGGTAGAAAAATCCAGTGCCATGAGAAATTACCTAGAAAAGTTCGTTAACTACCCGCGCACTTTGCTGAGTACGGAGTTTCTTACATCTTGAATACTGGAACTACACTTAAAATCCAGCATCCATATTTAGGAGTCTAATTCCTAACGCCTAGTTGAGCATAATTTGTACCACTAAAACAATTGAGTTTACCATTCTTGCTCAGAGCGCAAGATGGTAGATTTGAGTAAGTTACACAAAAGAGTTTCGATATAATCACCTAAACAACTTTGATATATCTAAAATTGTGATTGCTATTTATCCTGGTAGCTTCGACCCCATCACCTTGGGACACCTTGACCTCATCGGGCGCGGTTGTCGGCTGTTTGAGCGGGTAATTGTCGCTGTACTGCGGAACCCAAACAAAACGCCACTTTTTAGCGTGCAGCAACGGCTAGAGCAGATCCGTCTTTCTACACAACATCTACCTAATGTAGAAGTAGACAGCTTTGATGGTCTTACCGTCAACTATGCCCAAATACAAAAAGCACAAGTTTTGCTTCGGGGTTTACGGGCTGTGTCAGATTTTGAAGTGGAACTGCAAATGGCTCACACTAATAAAACTCTTTCTACCCAAATAGAAACAGTTTTTCTAGCAACCTCAAATGAGTATAGTTTTT
This Nostoc sp. KVJ3 DNA region includes the following protein-coding sequences:
- a CDS encoding phenylpyruvate tautomerase MIF-related protein — its product is MPLIKVQTSASAPQKAEIESMLLNLSAKLAKHLGKPESYVMTAFEPEIPMTFAGNTDPVCYIEIKSIGAMKPDQTAAMSQDFCQQINQTLGVPKNRIYIEFADAKGAMWGWNGTTFG
- the lgt gene encoding prolipoprotein diacylglyceryl transferase, translated to MALDFSTLLLAFQFTSPGPILVKLGPLSIRWYGLLIATAVLIGVILSQELAKRRNVNPELLGDLFFWLLIGAIPGARLYYVFFEWSKYAPTPGKIFAIWEGGIAIHGAILGGVLAALIFAKIKQVSFWQLADLVAPSLILGQAIGRWGNFFNSEAFGDPTTLPWKLYIPPDHRPLEYASFDYFHPTFLYESLWDLMVFTLLITLFFRSLSGKPRLKVGTLFLVYWPAYSLGRLWIEGFRTDSLMLGPLRMAQVVSSLGILLGLIGLAWLYLLKRPLPDVVPTPKGNGEMRG
- the rlmN gene encoding 23S rRNA (adenine(2503)-C(2))-methyltransferase RlmN — translated: MSATPLVSQVDFNSEKSELMPPLLGASLAELSTWVQQQGQPAYRGKQLHEWIYDKGVRSLADISVFSKQWRAEVAEVPIGRSTLHYRSVAPDGTVKYLLQLTDGQIIETVGIPTFAERGEGPKARLTVCVSTQVGCPMACDFCATGKGGYKRNLARHEIIDQVLTVQEDFQQRVSNVVFMGLGEPLLNTENVLAALKSLNQDIGIGQRSLTVSTVGIRDRIREFAQNNLQITLAVSLHAPNQALREKLIPSARAYPLEDLLAECREYVEITGRRVTFEYVLLAGVNDLPEHALELSKCMRGFQCHVNLIPYNPIQEVDYKRPNRDRIEAFVNVLKQQNTAVSVRYSRGLEADAACGQLRASKN
- the cobM gene encoding precorrin-4 C(11)-methyltransferase, producing MSYKKTLYAIEPSVYIVGAGPGDPDLLTVKAQKLLAVADVILFADSLIPEQILELCRKDAEIIRTANQTLEEILPIMIDRVRSQQKSVVRLHSGDPSLYSAIHEQMHLLREANIPFEVIPGISAFQAAAAKLKVELTVPGLVQTIILTRISGRTEVPATEELATLAAHQASLCLYLSARHVENAQAKLLEHYPAETPIAICFRIGWPDEKIKVVPLNEMAECTDKEKLIRTTLYIISPALSTAKGRSRLYHPEHNHLFRSSHH
- the coaD gene encoding pantetheine-phosphate adenylyltransferase, which produces MIAIYPGSFDPITLGHLDLIGRGCRLFERVIVAVLRNPNKTPLFSVQQRLEQIRLSTQHLPNVEVDSFDGLTVNYAQIQKAQVLLRGLRAVSDFEVELQMAHTNKTLSTQIETVFLATSNEYSFLSSSVVREIARFGGSIDHLVPPHIALDIYQCYNHNSPMLNPISTEATPPLKNMSVEREA